The Corynebacterium qintianiae genome has a window encoding:
- the trpS gene encoding tryptophan--tRNA ligase: MSVTQRVLSGIQPTADSYHLGNYLGALKQWIDLQDGHDAFYFIPDLHAITVDQDPEELRERTLKGCAQLIALGIDPDKSTLFVQSHVPAHAELTWVLQCLTGFGEASRMTQFKDKSAKQGQDRATVGLFTYPVLMAADILLYSPQLVPVGEDQRQHLELTRTLAERFNSRFGKTFVVPEGFIPEGAAKIYDLQEPTVKMSKSGANPKGLINLLDDPKTSAKRIKSAVTDNDGVIAYDKENKPGVSNLLVIQSALTATPIDDIVAGYAGQGYGALKGDTADALEAFTTPLRARYDELMADRAELEGILARGAERAREISEPLLQSVYDKVGFLAPRR; encoded by the coding sequence ATGAGCGTCACGCAGCGAGTTCTTTCCGGTATCCAGCCGACGGCCGATTCCTACCACCTGGGCAACTACCTCGGGGCGCTGAAGCAGTGGATCGACCTGCAGGACGGCCACGATGCCTTCTACTTCATTCCGGACCTGCACGCGATCACCGTCGATCAAGACCCGGAGGAACTGCGCGAGCGCACTCTCAAGGGCTGCGCCCAGCTCATTGCGCTGGGCATTGACCCGGACAAGTCGACGCTCTTTGTCCAGTCGCACGTGCCGGCGCACGCCGAGCTGACGTGGGTGCTGCAGTGTCTCACAGGTTTCGGCGAAGCCTCCCGCATGACGCAGTTCAAGGACAAGTCCGCCAAGCAGGGCCAGGATCGCGCCACGGTGGGGCTGTTCACCTACCCGGTGCTCATGGCGGCCGACATTTTGCTCTACTCCCCGCAGCTCGTCCCGGTCGGCGAGGACCAGCGCCAGCACCTTGAGCTGACCCGCACGCTGGCGGAGCGCTTCAACTCGCGCTTCGGAAAGACTTTCGTGGTGCCAGAGGGTTTCATCCCCGAAGGCGCCGCGAAGATTTACGACCTGCAGGAGCCGACGGTGAAGATGTCGAAGTCGGGTGCCAACCCGAAGGGCCTGATCAACCTTCTCGACGACCCGAAGACGTCCGCCAAGCGCATTAAGTCGGCAGTGACGGACAACGACGGCGTGATTGCGTACGACAAGGAGAACAAGCCGGGGGTGTCCAACCTTCTGGTCATCCAATCGGCGCTCACAGCAACGCCGATCGACGACATCGTCGCCGGTTACGCAGGCCAGGGATACGGGGCGCTCAAGGGTGACACCGCCGACGCGCTCGAGGCATTCACCACCCCGCTGCGCGCGCGTTACGACGAGCTGATGGCCGATCGCGCCGAGCTCGAGGGCATCCTGGCGCGCGGCGCTGAGCGCGCCCGCGAGATTTCCGAGCCGCTGCTCCAGAGCGTCTACGACAAGGTGGGCTTCCTCGCCCCCCGGCGCTAG
- a CDS encoding YhjD/YihY/BrkB family envelope integrity protein — MATSTAPRKAYTDEQGIERASKRQDKGAADKVAKKSPVAAHLLRMNERFAKEGGNQLSAGITYFSVLALFPLAMLFFAGLGFFLAARPDLIADIQGQIENSLGGEVGGAVSQLIDSAIEQRGAVAGIGLLTTLWSGLGWMNNLRVGISAMWKLDANEGGNFVVKKLWDLLGLIGLILLFILAFGVTAIGTSDLTTSLMDRFGLGNFPGARFVVWLVGLAAGILANFLVMAWLVIFMPRTKVPVRSGLKGALLGALVFELIKQFATVIISSATNNPAGAIFGPIIALMVVLYLIWRVVLYVSAWTATTEESLAAQKTEVPEPAVINVRGAAATQAKPRKSTALGVGAAVGAIGVGLLSLLSRD, encoded by the coding sequence ATGGCTACCTCCACCGCGCCCCGCAAGGCGTACACGGACGAGCAGGGGATCGAGCGCGCCAGCAAGCGCCAGGACAAGGGCGCGGCGGACAAGGTGGCCAAAAAGTCGCCCGTCGCCGCCCACCTTCTGAGGATGAATGAGCGCTTTGCGAAGGAAGGTGGCAACCAGCTCTCCGCTGGCATCACCTACTTCTCGGTGCTCGCGCTGTTCCCGCTCGCGATGCTCTTCTTCGCCGGGCTGGGTTTTTTCCTGGCGGCGCGCCCCGACTTGATCGCCGACATTCAGGGTCAGATTGAGAACTCCCTCGGCGGCGAGGTTGGAGGCGCGGTCTCTCAGTTGATCGACTCGGCCATCGAACAGCGCGGCGCGGTTGCGGGCATCGGTTTGCTCACAACGCTGTGGTCCGGGCTCGGCTGGATGAACAACCTTCGCGTCGGCATCTCCGCGATGTGGAAGCTCGACGCCAACGAGGGCGGCAACTTCGTCGTCAAGAAGCTGTGGGACCTGCTCGGCCTCATCGGCCTCATCCTTCTGTTCATCCTCGCCTTCGGCGTGACAGCGATCGGCACCTCCGATCTCACGACGAGCCTCATGGATCGGTTCGGCCTCGGCAACTTCCCGGGCGCGCGGTTTGTTGTCTGGCTCGTCGGCCTGGCCGCTGGCATCCTCGCCAATTTCCTCGTGATGGCGTGGCTAGTCATTTTTATGCCGCGCACCAAGGTTCCTGTGCGCTCGGGCCTTAAGGGAGCGTTGCTCGGTGCGTTGGTATTCGAGCTCATCAAGCAGTTCGCCACCGTCATCATCAGTTCCGCGACCAACAACCCGGCAGGCGCCATCTTCGGCCCGATCATCGCGCTCATGGTTGTTTTGTACCTGATCTGGCGCGTCGTGCTCTACGTCTCCGCGTGGACCGCCACCACCGAAGAGTCCCTGGCCGCTCAGAAGACCGAGGTGCCGGAGCCCGCGGTGATCAATGTCCGCGGGGCCGCCGCCACCCAGGCGAAGCCCCGGAAGTCGACCGCCCTCGGCGTAGGCGCGGCCGTAGGCGCTATCGGCGTTGGTTTGCTTTCCCTGCTGTCGCGCGACTAG
- a CDS encoding D-alanyl-D-alanine carboxypeptidase family protein, protein MHTSRSTALRVAAATACAFLSVAVPLAHAQEPTPSHSSRESMPDTESCPRATWPPEPVSTSEASVAGSTLTPLRVVYDGPCGISAPDGFTVGDKILASAWLVADVDSGEVVAMKDPHGRYRPASVIKVLLALVAIDELPLDRRVVVSAESANMEGSSAGIGAGGEYTVNDLLHGMLMASGNDTAHALAQELGGDAAALRKVNALAQTLGMHDTRVVTYSGLDGPGMSTSAWDMGLAYRAAFENETFARIVDTQSYPFPGFDDLPGFELWNDNNLYLNDPDGIGGKTGFTDDANHTFVGAVNHGGRRLVAVILDTTVERGRAWEQAQQLLHEAYNFPDDSVATLEAASANETTTPVTLAPDAKEPAVIAADSDAETFPWPSVGVVAAVLALAGAAAWASRATAGKANQRR, encoded by the coding sequence ATGCACACCTCACGATCCACCGCGCTACGCGTCGCCGCCGCAACAGCGTGCGCGTTCCTGTCCGTCGCGGTCCCGCTCGCGCACGCCCAAGAGCCGACCCCCTCCCATTCGTCCCGGGAGTCCATGCCAGATACGGAGTCCTGTCCTCGGGCGACGTGGCCCCCTGAGCCGGTGTCCACTTCGGAGGCATCGGTTGCGGGCTCCACGCTCACCCCGCTGCGCGTGGTTTACGACGGCCCCTGCGGCATCTCCGCTCCCGACGGGTTCACCGTGGGCGACAAGATTCTCGCTTCCGCGTGGCTTGTGGCCGACGTCGACTCGGGCGAAGTCGTCGCGATGAAAGACCCGCACGGCCGGTACCGCCCAGCGTCGGTTATCAAGGTGCTGCTCGCACTCGTGGCTATCGACGAGCTCCCCCTCGACAGAAGGGTCGTAGTCAGCGCGGAATCCGCCAACATGGAGGGCTCATCCGCCGGAATCGGCGCCGGCGGCGAATACACGGTCAACGACCTGTTGCACGGCATGCTCATGGCATCAGGCAACGACACCGCCCACGCCTTAGCCCAGGAGCTCGGCGGGGACGCCGCGGCGCTGCGCAAAGTCAACGCTCTCGCTCAAACACTCGGTATGCACGACACGCGGGTTGTCACCTACTCCGGCCTCGACGGGCCCGGTATGTCCACCTCCGCGTGGGATATGGGGCTGGCCTACCGCGCTGCGTTTGAGAACGAGACGTTTGCCAGAATCGTGGACACGCAGTCCTACCCGTTCCCCGGGTTCGACGACCTCCCCGGGTTCGAGCTGTGGAATGACAACAACCTCTACCTCAACGACCCTGACGGGATTGGAGGAAAAACCGGGTTCACGGACGACGCCAACCACACTTTCGTTGGCGCAGTGAACCACGGGGGCCGACGCCTTGTAGCTGTCATCCTCGACACGACTGTGGAGCGCGGGCGGGCGTGGGAGCAAGCCCAGCAGCTGCTGCACGAGGCCTACAACTTCCCGGACGACTCAGTCGCGACACTCGAGGCGGCATCCGCCAACGAAACTACGACTCCGGTCACCCTAGCCCCGGACGCAAAAGAGCCCGCGGTTATCGCCGCGGACTCTGACGCAGAGACGTTCCCCTGGCCATCTGTCGGCGTGGTCGCCGCTGTGCTGGCTCTGGCGGGCGCCGCCGCGTGGGCTAGTCGCGCGACAGCAGGGAAAGCAAACCAACGCCGATAG
- a CDS encoding VIT1/CCC1 transporter family protein, which produces MTATQNTENLVPATGLNERLNKLRAAVLGANDGIVSTAAVVVGVAGATSDIHPIATAGIAAVIGGAVSMALGEYVSVSSQRDTEKAYIAKETALHDVDPVSEFEHLVAAYEATGLSPATALQVAKERTAADPLKAHLEVHYGIDEEDLVNPWSAAIASFVAFSLGALLPLAAVLLPPGAWRVPVTFVVTLVALAVTGAISARIGGADAKRAVARLVIGGALGLAVTFGVGWAFGTAAL; this is translated from the coding sequence ATGACAGCGACACAGAACACCGAGAACCTGGTGCCGGCCACGGGCCTGAACGAACGGCTCAACAAGCTGCGCGCCGCAGTCCTCGGCGCCAACGACGGCATCGTCTCCACCGCGGCAGTCGTCGTCGGAGTAGCGGGTGCGACGTCTGACATCCACCCAATCGCCACCGCAGGCATCGCTGCCGTGATCGGTGGAGCCGTGTCGATGGCTTTAGGGGAGTACGTCTCGGTGTCGTCGCAACGCGACACGGAGAAGGCTTACATCGCCAAGGAAACGGCGCTGCACGACGTCGATCCAGTCAGCGAGTTTGAGCACCTAGTCGCCGCGTACGAGGCGACCGGCTTAAGCCCCGCCACGGCGCTGCAGGTGGCGAAGGAGCGCACGGCGGCCGACCCGCTGAAGGCGCACCTGGAGGTGCACTACGGAATCGACGAGGAAGACCTGGTCAATCCGTGGTCAGCCGCCATCGCCTCTTTCGTCGCGTTCTCCCTCGGCGCCCTGCTGCCGCTGGCGGCCGTGCTGCTCCCACCGGGCGCGTGGAGGGTGCCGGTTACCTTCGTGGTCACCCTCGTAGCGCTGGCTGTTACGGGTGCCATCTCGGCGCGGATCGGCGGCGCGGATGCGAAACGCGCGGTCGCCCGCCTCGTGATCGGCGGCGCGCTCGGACTAGCGGTCACTTTCGGGGTCGGCTGGGCGTTCGGTACGGCGGCGCTCTAA
- a CDS encoding trimeric intracellular cation channel family protein, protein MSPEQGEPVIESFYHWFDLTGVLIMGVIGGTIARQKGYDIVGFLFIAMVSALGGGMVRDVLINEGTVAAMDTPAYLILAFSGALVARFVYFKGDIWEVVRSHGDALIAALWASVGAFKAITYGLPVLPTILMGVLTATGGGMIRDVLMGNEPSVFGGNQPTVVPAIAGATVTLIGAQTGNLALGAILGPVTSFTIFLVAYHKGWKVPTPNEKALVNDTAAFVTRLAKAAGAKSPSRAERGHRSVNAWRLAQIRRSVERRLAGSPDAHNEVAHDKANDILEDIGTELEPSGPGSETALDNIGFDWRGDSYAEKSGEDYKTMLDQILSDDTLTDLLVDKLEDRNASQSTPRTERRAGLERRRTERPADPESDR, encoded by the coding sequence GTGAGCCCCGAACAAGGTGAACCCGTAATCGAATCTTTCTACCACTGGTTCGATCTCACCGGTGTGTTGATTATGGGTGTCATCGGCGGTACAATCGCGCGCCAAAAGGGCTACGATATCGTCGGCTTCCTGTTTATCGCGATGGTCTCGGCACTCGGTGGCGGGATGGTTCGGGATGTCTTGATCAATGAGGGCACCGTGGCGGCCATGGATACGCCCGCCTACCTAATCCTCGCGTTCTCGGGAGCACTTGTCGCTCGCTTCGTGTACTTCAAGGGTGACATCTGGGAGGTAGTGCGCAGCCACGGCGACGCTCTTATTGCCGCTCTGTGGGCGTCGGTCGGTGCATTTAAGGCGATTACCTACGGCTTGCCCGTTTTGCCAACGATTTTGATGGGCGTGCTCACAGCAACCGGTGGCGGAATGATCCGCGACGTGCTGATGGGCAACGAACCGAGCGTGTTCGGCGGCAACCAACCGACGGTGGTACCAGCGATTGCGGGAGCGACTGTAACACTCATTGGTGCCCAAACTGGCAATCTCGCCCTCGGCGCGATCCTTGGCCCGGTGACCAGCTTCACGATCTTTCTCGTCGCTTATCACAAGGGCTGGAAGGTTCCGACTCCGAACGAGAAAGCCCTGGTTAACGATACTGCAGCGTTTGTCACTCGGCTTGCCAAGGCTGCGGGAGCGAAGTCTCCTTCCCGCGCCGAGCGGGGCCACCGGTCCGTCAACGCATGGCGCCTCGCTCAAATCAGGCGCTCCGTTGAGCGACGCCTTGCTGGATCTCCGGACGCCCACAACGAAGTCGCGCACGACAAAGCGAACGACATCCTCGAAGACATTGGCACCGAGCTAGAGCCCAGCGGCCCCGGCAGCGAAACCGCCCTAGATAACATCGGGTTCGACTGGCGCGGGGACTCTTACGCAGAAAAATCGGGTGAAGATTACAAGACCATGCTGGACCAGATCCTCTCCGATGACACGTTGACCGACCTGCTGGTGGACAAATTGGAAGATCGTAACGCGAGTCAGTCGACACCGCGGACCGAGCGGAGGGCGGGTTTAGAGCGCCGCCGTACCGAACGCCCAGCCGACCCCGAAAGTGACCGCTAG
- a CDS encoding C40 family peptidase — translation MISPSEVLAAVAARIPHALETVPVPSLPSLAAVAELARVVDADPSRVTTAAEALSANRGVIDQTAGAAAVLIPKAGTDIATLGQRYLAEAATLLPLALAPGTALHAAVRLTELAYRTYAQVQARLEQLEADLRPHTRRLLDVVASIDAEPKLQASPSAQRATDELRMLAASDAREVNLPPEPAADETPKGSAAGRAAVEAAKSQIGAPYKWGGTGPGGFDCSGLTSWAYRQAGVELPRMAHQQATGTQVSYDQLQPGDLAVWDGHVAMYAGDGMYIEAGDPVQMNPVRTENIGMPFKGFWRPAA, via the coding sequence GTGATCTCACCCTCCGAGGTCCTCGCCGCAGTCGCCGCGCGGATCCCGCACGCGCTCGAAACGGTTCCGGTTCCCTCGCTGCCCAGCCTGGCGGCGGTCGCGGAGCTTGCCCGGGTCGTGGACGCGGACCCGTCCCGGGTGACAACCGCCGCCGAAGCCCTCTCCGCCAACCGTGGTGTCATCGATCAAACCGCCGGTGCCGCCGCCGTTCTCATCCCGAAGGCGGGCACCGACATTGCCACGCTGGGGCAGCGCTACCTCGCCGAAGCTGCGACGCTCCTACCGCTGGCGCTCGCCCCGGGTACTGCCCTGCACGCCGCGGTCAGGCTGACCGAACTCGCCTACCGCACGTACGCGCAGGTCCAGGCGCGTTTGGAGCAGCTCGAGGCGGATCTGCGGCCGCACACCCGGCGTCTACTCGATGTCGTGGCATCCATCGACGCCGAACCGAAGCTGCAGGCGTCGCCCTCGGCGCAGCGCGCGACAGATGAGCTGCGGATGCTCGCCGCGTCCGACGCCAGAGAAGTAAACCTTCCCCCGGAACCCGCGGCCGACGAAACCCCCAAAGGCAGCGCCGCCGGTCGCGCCGCGGTGGAGGCCGCCAAGAGCCAAATCGGTGCACCCTACAAGTGGGGCGGGACGGGGCCCGGCGGCTTCGACTGCTCCGGTTTAACCTCGTGGGCTTACCGCCAAGCCGGGGTGGAGCTGCCGCGCATGGCGCACCAGCAGGCCACCGGCACCCAGGTTTCCTACGACCAATTGCAACCGGGGGATTTGGCGGTGTGGGACGGCCACGTCGCCATGTACGCGGGGGACGGCATGTACATCGAGGCGGGTGACCCGGTGCAGATGAATCCAGTGCGGACAGAGAATATCGGCATGCCGTTCAAGGGCTTCTGGCGGCCGGCAGCCTAG
- the upp gene encoding uracil phosphoribosyltransferase — MDITVVDHPLAASRLTIMRDERSNNSAFRAALADLGAMLIYEASRGLEVEHFSCSTPVGQADGVRLAQPPIIVPIIRAGLGMIDPALSMIPDAQVGFIGLARDEETHEPVPYLEALPEDLSGQPVFLVDPMLATGGSLIHAIDLLTGRGADDITCICIVSAQAGVDKLEAHCPDVRLLTAAIDPGLNSDAYIVPGLGDAGDRLYGPRNIHL, encoded by the coding sequence ATGGACATCACCGTGGTTGATCATCCCCTGGCCGCCTCCCGCCTGACGATCATGCGCGACGAGCGCAGCAACAATTCCGCGTTCCGGGCGGCTCTGGCGGACCTCGGCGCCATGCTGATCTACGAGGCGTCCCGCGGCCTCGAGGTGGAGCACTTTAGTTGCAGCACGCCGGTGGGGCAGGCCGACGGAGTGCGTCTGGCGCAGCCACCGATTATCGTGCCCATCATCCGCGCGGGCCTGGGCATGATCGACCCGGCGCTCTCCATGATCCCGGATGCCCAGGTCGGTTTCATCGGCCTCGCCCGCGACGAGGAAACCCACGAGCCGGTGCCGTACCTGGAGGCTCTGCCCGAGGACCTGTCGGGCCAGCCGGTGTTCCTGGTGGACCCGATGCTCGCCACCGGCGGGTCCCTGATCCACGCCATCGACTTGCTCACGGGTCGCGGGGCGGACGACATTACGTGCATTTGTATTGTGTCGGCGCAAGCGGGCGTCGACAAGCTTGAAGCTCATTGCCCTGACGTGCGGCTTCTGACCGCGGCGATCGACCCGGGGCTCAACTCGGACGCGTATATCGTTCCGGGCTTGGGCGACGCGGGCGACCGGCTGTACGGGCCACGCAACATTCACCTGTAG
- a CDS encoding helix-turn-helix domain-containing protein, with the protein MADIMPQSNWASYGFVLSERLRALREMRGLSQRRLAELSGVSRSLISNLERNQYNMSRSADPTLSTVYRIAHALHVPPVALLPASDAVVASRCAEDAAAVTEVRAVWPASPEDTARFDETYLTSGPASHPPRFNRASGTAV; encoded by the coding sequence ATGGCGGACATCATGCCGCAATCCAACTGGGCCAGTTACGGTTTCGTATTGTCGGAGCGCCTACGTGCGCTGCGGGAGATGAGGGGGTTGAGTCAGCGCAGGCTGGCGGAGTTGTCGGGGGTGTCGCGAAGTTTGATCTCCAATCTTGAGCGCAACCAGTACAACATGTCGCGCTCGGCAGACCCGACGCTGTCGACGGTCTACCGCATCGCACACGCTCTGCACGTACCTCCAGTGGCGCTGTTGCCAGCCTCGGACGCGGTGGTGGCGTCGCGCTGCGCGGAGGATGCCGCGGCTGTCACCGAGGTACGAGCCGTGTGGCCGGCCTCGCCCGAGGACACCGCGCGTTTCGACGAAACGTATCTCACAAGCGGACCCGCGTCGCACCCGCCGCGCTTCAACCGTGCATCCGGCACAGCCGTGTGA
- a CDS encoding amidohydrolase — translation MTGWRRHIHAHPELSHEEVETTAFISEVLTQRGMNPVPFPGTGLYVDLGPEGGDRLAFRADIDALRVAEISGLEFASGTPGVSHSCGHDVHTTICLALACALAELHLDHGIRIIFQPAEEVMGGGAVDVIRWGGLQNVAAIYALHVEPSLRVGQIGVRTGAITSAADVINLEITGPGGHTSRPQKTADVIYALGAVATQLPALLSRRIDPRTGTVVVFGAVEAGGAPNAIPKSGRLKGTVRTSDIGTWRALEGLITELIGQILAPTGCDFDLHYKRGVPPVLNDDVATALAVEAGRSVDPHAVVSTPQSSGGEDFSWYLEHVPGAMVRLGAWNGRGEKQDLHQGDLNVDEKAIGVGVRLFGAVVEKYFAAVAADEG, via the coding sequence ATGACGGGCTGGCGCCGCCACATCCACGCCCACCCCGAACTCTCCCATGAGGAGGTCGAGACCACGGCGTTCATCTCCGAGGTACTCACGCAACGGGGGATGAACCCGGTCCCGTTTCCGGGCACGGGGCTCTACGTGGATCTCGGGCCCGAAGGCGGCGACCGGCTGGCGTTTCGCGCCGACATCGACGCCCTGCGCGTCGCCGAGATTTCCGGACTCGAGTTCGCCTCCGGAACCCCGGGCGTGTCCCACTCCTGCGGCCATGACGTGCACACCACGATCTGCCTGGCCTTGGCCTGCGCTTTGGCGGAGCTCCACCTCGACCACGGGATCCGCATCATCTTCCAGCCCGCCGAGGAGGTCATGGGTGGGGGAGCGGTGGATGTGATCCGCTGGGGCGGGTTGCAGAACGTGGCCGCAATTTACGCGCTGCACGTCGAGCCGTCGCTACGCGTCGGTCAGATCGGGGTGCGTACCGGCGCGATCACCTCGGCCGCGGACGTGATCAACCTCGAGATCACGGGTCCCGGCGGCCACACCTCGCGCCCGCAGAAGACCGCGGACGTGATCTACGCGTTGGGCGCGGTGGCAACCCAGTTGCCTGCGCTGCTGTCGCGCCGCATCGACCCGCGCACGGGCACAGTCGTGGTTTTTGGTGCCGTCGAGGCCGGCGGTGCGCCCAACGCGATTCCCAAGTCGGGTCGGCTCAAGGGCACGGTCCGAACCTCGGACATTGGCACATGGCGTGCGCTTGAGGGGCTGATCACCGAGCTCATCGGGCAGATCCTCGCCCCCACCGGGTGCGACTTCGACCTGCACTACAAGCGCGGCGTTCCACCTGTGCTTAACGACGACGTCGCGACCGCCCTGGCTGTCGAAGCCGGCCGCTCCGTGGACCCGCACGCCGTGGTGTCCACACCGCAGTCCTCCGGAGGGGAGGACTTCTCCTGGTACCTCGAGCACGTGCCCGGTGCAATGGTTCGCTTGGGCGCGTGGAACGGCAGGGGAGAGAAGCAGGATTTGCACCAGGGTGACCTCAACGTGGACGAAAAGGCGATCGGCGTGGGCGTGCGCCTGTTCGGCGCCGTGGTGGAGAAGTACTTCGCTGCTGTCGCCGCCGATGAAGGGTGA
- a CDS encoding NAD(P)H-quinone dehydrogenase gives MSKKIVIIGGGPAGYEAALAGSKYGADITLIENRAIGGSAINLDVVPSKGFIAASNIKTDLRRADDMGLNHGLGGASLLITALNNRVVALASEQARDIKMQLERAGVKVIRGMAALSSEQTGHTTHSVKVTYPDGNFERVDADMVLVCTGASPRVIKGAEPDGKRILNWRQVYDLIEQPEHLIVVGSGVTGAEFVSAFAELGVKVTMVSSGSRILPHDDADAADVLESVLAGRGVEVVKDAYADSVVNTGDGVVVTTKDGRTIEGSHCIMSIGSIPNTKDLGLEANGVAMTPSGHIHVDRVSRTNVAGIYAAGDCSDLMPLASVAAMQGRIAMHHALGEGVEPLRLKTVGNAVFTRPEIAAVGVTEQQITNGEVDADVIKLELSTNPRAKMRSLQHGFVKIFARKGSGQVLGGVIVAPTASELILSLTIAVTNNLSVAQLAESMAVYPSLSGSITEAARRLVTSTDLD, from the coding sequence GTGTCCAAGAAGATCGTCATCATCGGTGGTGGCCCCGCAGGCTACGAGGCCGCGCTCGCAGGCTCGAAGTACGGGGCGGACATCACCCTGATCGAGAATCGGGCCATCGGCGGTTCCGCGATCAACCTCGACGTCGTGCCCTCGAAGGGTTTCATCGCGGCGTCCAACATCAAGACCGACCTGCGCCGCGCCGACGACATGGGCCTCAACCATGGCCTGGGTGGGGCGAGTCTGCTCATCACGGCGCTGAACAACCGCGTTGTAGCGCTTGCCTCCGAGCAGGCCCGCGACATAAAGATGCAGCTCGAGCGTGCCGGGGTGAAGGTCATCCGCGGCATGGCCGCCCTGTCCTCCGAGCAGACCGGCCACACCACCCACAGCGTGAAGGTGACGTACCCGGACGGCAACTTCGAGCGTGTCGACGCTGACATGGTGCTCGTCTGTACCGGAGCGTCCCCGCGCGTGATCAAGGGTGCGGAGCCGGACGGCAAGCGCATCCTGAACTGGCGGCAGGTCTACGACCTGATCGAGCAGCCGGAGCACCTCATCGTGGTCGGCTCGGGCGTGACCGGTGCAGAGTTCGTCTCCGCTTTCGCCGAGCTCGGCGTGAAGGTCACCATGGTCTCATCCGGCAGCCGCATCCTGCCGCACGACGACGCGGACGCCGCCGACGTGCTCGAGAGCGTACTGGCGGGACGCGGTGTTGAGGTGGTCAAGGACGCTTACGCCGACAGCGTGGTGAACACCGGTGATGGCGTTGTAGTGACCACCAAGGACGGGCGCACCATCGAAGGCTCCCACTGCATCATGTCCATCGGCTCCATCCCGAACACTAAGGACCTGGGCCTCGAGGCGAACGGCGTGGCCATGACGCCGTCCGGCCACATTCACGTTGACAGGGTCTCGCGCACCAACGTCGCCGGCATTTACGCCGCGGGTGACTGTTCGGACCTCATGCCACTGGCTTCCGTCGCCGCGATGCAGGGCCGGATTGCCATGCACCACGCCCTCGGCGAGGGTGTGGAGCCGCTACGCCTGAAGACGGTGGGCAACGCCGTGTTCACCCGCCCAGAAATCGCCGCCGTCGGCGTCACCGAGCAGCAGATCACGAACGGCGAGGTCGACGCAGACGTGATCAAGCTCGAGCTGTCCACCAACCCGCGCGCCAAGATGCGTTCGCTGCAGCACGGCTTCGTCAAAATTTTCGCCCGCAAGGGCTCTGGCCAAGTGCTGGGCGGTGTCATCGTCGCGCCGACCGCCTCCGAGCTCATCCTCTCGCTGACCATCGCGGTGACCAACAACCTCAGCGTGGCGCAGCTCGCCGAGTCGATGGCGGTCTACCCGTCGCTGTCGGGCTCGATCACCGAGGCAGCCCGCCGCCTGGTGACCTCCACCGACCTGGATTAG